One segment of Paenibacillus sp. FSL R7-0337 DNA contains the following:
- the polA gene encoding DNA polymerase I, which produces MDKLILIDGNNIIYRAFFAMPPLTNTAGQQTNAVYGFTTMLLRLLEEHKPTHMIVAFDAGKITFRHEGYEDYKGGRQKTPPELSEQFPLLKELLKGLGVPQFEIAGYEADDIIGTISREADAAGRQVMIVSGDKDMLQLASEHTTIAMVRKGVTEVELYGPKQIRDKYDLTPEQIIDLKGLMGDASDNIPGVPGVGEKTALKLLQQFGSVEGVLAGTGELKGKMKEKLEEHADSAIMSKKLATIYREVPLEHTWEDMVFSGIVADTAGPALAKLEFKSLLERLSLSAYSHEADGGLSGPAAVEAAELTITIVDEAGLEKLVQALPDISALHVESNGENPHRAEVIGLGLSSPEQHYFVPFALLKSEAAAPLRDWLGDEQAPKSGYDLHRADLALHWQGIAFAGAAHDVQLAAYLLDPTEASQNLNDLTTKYGLPRLSPDEDVFGKGAKYRIPELAILGEHVARKSATVLGIVQKQQEELDKTDMTGLFQDLEMPLSRILADMEKQGIAVNKDDLIQLGKEFEAQISRLVTEIYSACGTEFNLNSPKQLGEVLFVKLGLPVVKKTKTGYSTDAEVLEKLAPYHDAVRLILQYRTLAKLQSTYVEGLMKEISPETGKVHTFYRQTIAATGRLSSQFPNLQNIPIRLEEGRKLRKVFVPSEPGWSILAADYSQIELRVLAHISGDERMKEAFVEDMDIHTKTAMDVFGVPAESVDSNMRRSAKAVNFGIVYGISDYGLSQNLNIPRKEAARFIEQYFEVFQGVRRYMDDIVVEARKQGYVTTLLERRRYLPEINAKNFNLRSFAERTAMNTPIQGTAADIIKLAMVHMDKALHERGLKSRMLLQVHDELVFEVPEEELEQMKLLLPEVMAGALQLSVPLKAEVSFGSNWYEAK; this is translated from the coding sequence GCTCCGTCTGCTGGAGGAGCATAAACCGACACATATGATTGTGGCCTTCGACGCGGGGAAGATTACTTTCCGGCATGAAGGCTATGAAGATTATAAGGGCGGACGCCAAAAGACCCCGCCGGAGCTGTCCGAGCAGTTCCCGTTGCTCAAAGAGCTGCTGAAGGGTCTGGGAGTTCCGCAGTTCGAGATTGCCGGCTACGAGGCTGACGATATTATCGGCACCATCTCCAGGGAAGCGGATGCCGCCGGCCGTCAGGTGATGATTGTGTCCGGGGATAAGGATATGCTGCAATTGGCTTCTGAGCATACCACCATAGCGATGGTGCGTAAGGGAGTTACGGAAGTGGAGCTGTACGGGCCTAAGCAGATCCGGGACAAATATGATCTCACCCCTGAGCAGATCATTGATCTGAAGGGGCTGATGGGCGATGCCAGCGACAATATCCCCGGGGTACCGGGAGTCGGGGAGAAGACAGCGCTTAAGCTGCTCCAGCAGTTCGGATCGGTGGAAGGTGTGCTTGCCGGAACCGGTGAGCTGAAGGGGAAGATGAAGGAGAAGCTGGAAGAGCACGCGGATAGCGCCATCATGAGCAAAAAATTGGCGACGATCTACCGTGAAGTTCCGCTGGAGCATACCTGGGAGGATATGGTGTTCAGCGGTATTGTTGCCGATACGGCGGGCCCTGCCCTGGCGAAGCTGGAGTTCAAGTCCCTGCTGGAGCGCCTGTCGCTGAGCGCCTATTCGCATGAGGCGGACGGCGGTCTGTCCGGCCCCGCAGCGGTGGAAGCGGCAGAGCTTACGATTACCATCGTTGATGAAGCCGGATTAGAGAAGCTGGTTCAGGCACTGCCGGACATCTCCGCCCTGCATGTGGAATCTAACGGGGAGAACCCGCACCGTGCCGAAGTGATCGGCCTCGGGCTGTCTTCGCCGGAGCAGCATTACTTTGTGCCTTTTGCCCTGCTGAAGAGTGAGGCGGCAGCACCCCTGCGTGACTGGCTCGGTGACGAGCAGGCACCGAAGAGCGGGTATGATCTGCACCGTGCCGATCTGGCGCTGCATTGGCAGGGGATTGCTTTTGCCGGAGCCGCTCACGATGTTCAGCTGGCCGCTTACCTGCTGGACCCGACTGAAGCGAGCCAGAATCTGAATGACCTGACCACGAAATACGGCCTGCCCCGCTTGTCGCCGGATGAGGATGTTTTCGGCAAAGGGGCCAAATATAGAATTCCTGAGCTTGCGATTCTCGGTGAGCATGTCGCCCGCAAGAGTGCGACTGTGCTTGGCATTGTGCAGAAGCAGCAGGAGGAGCTGGACAAGACGGACATGACCGGTCTGTTCCAGGACCTGGAGATGCCGCTGTCGCGGATTCTCGCCGATATGGAGAAGCAGGGCATTGCTGTTAACAAGGACGATCTTATCCAGCTCGGCAAGGAATTCGAAGCCCAAATCTCCCGGCTGGTCACTGAGATCTACTCCGCATGCGGAACTGAATTCAATCTTAATTCTCCGAAGCAACTGGGTGAGGTTCTGTTCGTGAAGCTGGGCCTGCCGGTCGTGAAGAAGACGAAGACCGGATATTCGACGGATGCCGAGGTACTGGAGAAGCTTGCGCCTTATCATGACGCCGTGCGCCTGATTCTGCAATACCGTACCCTGGCCAAGCTGCAATCTACGTATGTCGAAGGTTTAATGAAGGAAATTTCGCCGGAGACCGGCAAGGTACACACCTTTTACCGGCAGACGATTGCTGCCACAGGCCGGCTCAGCAGCCAGTTCCCGAACCTGCAGAATATTCCGATCCGGCTCGAAGAGGGCCGCAAGCTCCGTAAGGTATTCGTGCCCTCAGAGCCGGGCTGGTCGATTCTGGCGGCGGATTACTCACAGATCGAGCTGCGTGTGCTGGCGCATATCTCAGGCGATGAGCGGATGAAGGAAGCTTTTGTCGAGGATATGGATATTCATACCAAGACTGCGATGGACGTATTCGGCGTCCCTGCGGAGAGTGTGGACAGTAATATGCGCCGGTCCGCCAAAGCGGTTAACTTCGGGATTGTGTACGGAATCAGCGATTACGGCTTGTCACAGAACCTGAACATTCCGCGTAAGGAAGCGGCCCGGTTCATTGAGCAGTATTTTGAGGTGTTCCAGGGTGTCCGCCGTTACATGGATGATATCGTAGTCGAGGCCCGTAAGCAGGGGTATGTGACTACGCTGCTGGAACGCCGCCGTTACCTGCCGGAGATCAATGCGAAGAACTTCAATCTGCGTTCCTTCGCAGAACGTACGGCGATGAATACGCCGATCCAGGGAACCGCTGCGGATATTATCAAGCTGGCCATGGTTCATATGGATAAGGCACTGCATGAGCGCGGCCTGAAGAGCCGGATGCTGCTCCAGGTACACGATGAGTTAGTGTTCGAGGTGCCGGAGGAGGAGCTGGAGCAGATGAAGCTGCTGCTGCCCGAGGTGATGGCCGGAGCACTGCAGCTGTCTGTTCCGCTGAAGGCAGAGGTAAGTTTTGGGAGCAACTGGTACGAAGCGAAATAG
- the mutM gene encoding DNA-formamidopyrimidine glycosylase — MPELPEVETVRRTLNELITGKQIEHVTVRLPRIIQCPDDIQAFAHMLAGHSVVTVERRGKFLRFVFDGLVMVSHLRMEGRYGVYRKGELLDKHTHVIFHFTDGTELRYTDVRQFGTMHLFQPGEDLQLKPLNKLGQEPLDADFTLERFKEIVAKRSTKIKPLLLNQEYIVGIGNIYVDESLHRAGIHPEETAKSLTEDQLARLHHAIVATLTEAVNAGGSSVKSYVNGQGESGSYQDQHKIYGRKDQPCATCGTLIEKSVVGGRGTHYCPSCQPVPVLIL, encoded by the coding sequence ATGCCGGAATTGCCGGAAGTCGAAACAGTCAGAAGAACACTTAATGAGTTAATTACAGGCAAGCAGATAGAGCATGTCACCGTCCGGCTGCCGCGGATTATTCAGTGCCCGGATGATATTCAGGCCTTTGCCCATATGCTGGCAGGTCATAGTGTGGTTACAGTTGAACGCAGAGGCAAGTTCCTGCGTTTCGTATTTGACGGGCTGGTGATGGTCTCCCATCTTCGGATGGAGGGCCGTTACGGCGTGTACCGTAAGGGCGAGCTGCTGGACAAGCATACGCATGTTATTTTCCATTTCACAGACGGGACGGAGCTGCGTTATACGGATGTGCGCCAATTCGGGACGATGCATCTGTTCCAGCCGGGAGAGGATCTGCAGCTGAAGCCGCTGAACAAGCTGGGGCAGGAGCCGCTGGATGCCGATTTCACGCTGGAACGGTTCAAGGAGATTGTCGCGAAGCGGAGCACCAAGATCAAGCCGCTGCTGCTCAATCAGGAATATATAGTAGGCATCGGCAATATTTATGTAGATGAGTCCCTGCATCGTGCAGGAATCCACCCGGAGGAGACCGCGAAGTCCCTCACCGAGGATCAGCTGGCCAGACTGCACCATGCTATTGTCGCAACACTGACGGAAGCGGTGAATGCCGGAGGCTCCTCCGTGAAGTCGTATGTCAACGGCCAGGGGGAGAGCGGGAGTTACCAGGATCAGCACAAGATCTATGGACGCAAGGATCAGCCGTGTGCTACCTGCGGCACGCTGATTGAGAAGAGCGTGGTCGGCGGACGGGGAACGCATTATTGTCCCAGCTGCCAGCCCGTACCTGTACTGATTCTGTGA
- a CDS encoding manganese efflux pump produces the protein MLSPLLSLLLLAFALSLDGFGVGITYGLRKMKIPLLSIIIISLCSGIVIYGSMQVGVLLAKVVSPNAASSVGAVILVLMGCWSLFQMLTQKEQEETAPAAAEDHSGLETILETAAAAQNAETVLKPAVFSLELRHLGVVIQILRTPSSADMDASGSISSMEAMILGIALSLDAFGAGLGAALLGFSPWSTSLMIAVFSGTFLLMGMKTGLRLSGSYWMKHAAALPAILLIVMGIMKLL, from the coding sequence GTGCTGAGCCCATTGTTGTCTTTGCTGTTGCTTGCGTTTGCGCTTAGTCTGGATGGATTTGGTGTAGGTATTACATATGGACTGCGTAAAATGAAAATCCCCTTGCTCTCCATTATCATTATTTCGCTTTGTTCAGGGATCGTCATTTATGGTTCTATGCAGGTCGGCGTGCTGCTGGCCAAGGTAGTCTCGCCGAATGCCGCTTCCAGTGTCGGAGCGGTTATTCTCGTCTTAATGGGTTGCTGGTCCCTGTTCCAGATGCTGACGCAGAAGGAGCAGGAAGAGACTGCGCCAGCTGCCGCAGAGGATCATTCAGGATTAGAGACCATACTGGAGACGGCTGCTGCCGCACAGAATGCGGAAACGGTGCTGAAGCCGGCTGTATTCTCGCTGGAACTGCGCCATCTGGGCGTGGTGATACAGATTCTCCGCACACCGTCTTCCGCTGATATGGATGCCTCGGGGAGCATCTCCTCCATGGAAGCCATGATTCTGGGGATCGCGTTGTCGCTGGATGCCTTCGGAGCCGGCCTCGGTGCGGCACTGCTCGGATTCAGCCCGTGGTCCACCTCGCTGATGATCGCTGTATTCAGCGGAACCTTTTTGCTAATGGGAATGAAGACGGGACTTAGATTATCCGGCAGCTACTGGATGAAGCATGCGGCTGCGCTGCCCGCGATATTATTAATTGTAATGGGTATAATGAAGTTATTATGA
- the coaE gene encoding dephospho-CoA kinase (Dephospho-CoA kinase (CoaE) performs the final step in coenzyme A biosynthesis.) yields the protein MIIGLTGGIASGKSTVSSLFVRKGAALVDADVIAREVMLPGHPVLAAAVEAFGDRILLPDGSLDRAGLGEIVFRDPEALKTLNNLTHPAIRREIKDRMYALEQENPQRLVIVDIPLLYESELDSLFEQIIVVYVPRRVQLARLMERSGMKLEQAEDRLRSQMDIELKRRKADYVIDNSGDPESAELQVARLWDRLGLI from the coding sequence ATGATTATAGGCTTAACCGGAGGCATAGCTTCGGGAAAAAGCACCGTGTCTTCACTGTTTGTCCGCAAGGGAGCTGCACTGGTGGATGCCGATGTCATCGCCAGAGAGGTAATGCTCCCCGGACATCCGGTGCTGGCGGCAGCGGTGGAGGCTTTTGGAGACCGCATCCTGCTGCCTGACGGTTCGCTGGACCGGGCGGGTCTTGGTGAGATTGTCTTCCGGGACCCGGAGGCGCTCAAGACACTGAATAACCTGACCCATCCGGCAATCCGCAGGGAGATCAAGGACAGAATGTATGCGCTTGAGCAGGAGAATCCGCAGCGGCTGGTCATTGTCGACATTCCGCTGCTCTACGAATCAGAGCTGGATTCCTTGTTTGAGCAGATTATTGTGGTCTATGTTCCGAGAAGGGTGCAGTTAGCCCGCCTCATGGAGCGCAGCGGAATGAAGCTGGAGCAGGCTGAGGACCGGCTGAGGTCGCAGATGGATATTGAACTGAAGCGCAGGAAAGCGGATTATGTGATCGACAATAGCGGTGATCCGGAGTCTGCCGAGCTTCAGGTTGCCCGGCTGTGGGACAGGCTGGGCCTGATATGA
- a CDS encoding lytic transglycosylase domain-containing protein, which produces MKWLRSKRVLLLLFIGFTAILFLGSNWMSWFYPIHYKAEIRQHSRTYEMDPFLVASIIRVETNYKTGRESKKGALGLMQLMPDTAKWALEKAKLPEVSLERLKEEPSSNIELGTWYLSTLSKQFDGNRIAVIAAYNAGPGKVQSWLDEGQWDGTEASVKDIPFGETRHYVQRVIYYYDQYTELYSEF; this is translated from the coding sequence ATGAAGTGGCTGCGCTCCAAAAGAGTCCTGCTGCTGCTGTTCATCGGCTTCACCGCGATCCTGTTTCTAGGCTCCAACTGGATGTCATGGTTTTATCCTATTCATTATAAAGCAGAGATCCGCCAGCACAGCCGGACGTATGAGATGGACCCGTTCCTGGTAGCATCCATTATCCGTGTGGAGACCAATTATAAGACCGGCCGCGAATCCAAAAAAGGCGCGCTGGGACTCATGCAGCTGATGCCGGATACCGCCAAGTGGGCGCTCGAAAAGGCCAAGCTTCCTGAGGTATCGCTGGAACGGCTAAAGGAAGAGCCCTCCTCCAACATTGAATTGGGCACCTGGTATTTGTCTACGCTCTCTAAGCAGTTCGACGGCAACCGTATAGCGGTCATAGCTGCCTACAATGCCGGACCCGGCAAGGTGCAGAGCTGGCTGGATGAAGGGCAGTGGGACGGAACAGAAGCCTCTGTGAAGGACATTCCGTTCGGTGAGACCCGGCATTACGTGCAGCGTGTGATTTATTATTATGATCAATACACCGAGCTCTACAGTGAGTTCTAG
- a CDS encoding alpha/beta-type small acid-soluble spore protein, protein MSQNNNSNNLVAPNSRGALEQLKYEVAQELGITLSPDGYQGNKTSYENGSIGGYITKRLVTLAEQQLAGQYK, encoded by the coding sequence ATGAGCCAAAATAACAACTCCAATAACCTGGTAGCTCCAAACTCACGCGGTGCCTTGGAACAACTGAAATATGAAGTTGCCCAGGAACTAGGTATTACCCTCTCCCCAGACGGATACCAAGGCAATAAAACTTCTTACGAAAACGGTTCGATCGGTGGTTACATCACTAAACGTCTTGTAACCCTGGCTGAACAGCAATTGGCAGGTCAGTACAAATAA
- the nrdR gene encoding transcriptional regulator NrdR → MKCPYCDHTNTKVLDSRPANENKSIRRRRECELCSRRFTTFEMIEETPLIVIKKGGSREEFSRDKILRGLIRACEKRPVPVERLEVIVSEVEKSLRGIALAEIESRQIGELVMEQLYPVDEVAYVRFASVYRQFKDINMFMKELKGLLSKNTEELDGL, encoded by the coding sequence ATGAAATGCCCTTACTGTGACCACACCAATACCAAAGTCCTGGACTCGCGCCCGGCTAATGAGAATAAGTCCATCCGCCGCAGGCGGGAATGCGAGCTTTGCAGCCGCCGTTTCACCACCTTCGAGATGATTGAAGAGACCCCGCTGATTGTGATCAAAAAAGGCGGCAGCCGTGAAGAGTTCAGCCGTGACAAAATCCTCCGCGGCCTGATCCGTGCCTGCGAGAAGCGTCCGGTCCCTGTAGAGCGCCTGGAGGTCATCGTATCCGAGGTGGAGAAAAGCCTGCGCGGCATCGCCCTCGCCGAGATCGAGAGCCGCCAGATCGGCGAGCTGGTCATGGAGCAGCTCTACCCTGTCGACGAGGTAGCGTACGTCCGCTTCGCGTCCGTGTACCGCCAGTTCAAGGACATTAACATGTTCATGAAGGAACTGAAAGGACTGCTGTCCAAGAACACGGAGGAGCTGGACGGGCTGTAA
- a CDS encoding SNF2-related protein, with protein sequence MNCLTSYENFEKAFINDVDLLLQYKVLFRHWNGTKYDESVLANPVMKPKRSNGEIVWEETKLTMKDLIEWNAGYFNKRKKEAELYDEKKEIGYYTDLIDADNSIIDIFFLGEQPLLDIQYYKLQARASQKIKNTDCPNFHLIFDEVGTGKTVSAIYCIRDVVSEKKNEAKILVICPNNKKSEWEKDIQRQLGLYAHTVENGDKGSYYNETLKQMYFKCNEPAIFIKDQKVNELKTELNSWNSGDIWDLIIIDEGHLCFDNYNDLKAEKVILLTATPIVVNSRTNAGTLDISKVRDLTAYRDKLSRIVDNKQDASLSNLFGDSDIFTQLFREDLEIIPKKRNIIFLECERWDQREEHLNILAEVKGGMTRLIYEQDDEFLLEGIYRRFRKDIEDYGYLIEDKAPSIDNYKYRKLVEYIQTNYSSYIIFFNTIWSADNTFKGLVGDGNLDRDIIIAKKFGGEKCDIYPKDNAVTPDNVFDYLQGQIELGKRVLFITTGATGGTGLNLGGFHGVINYELPFTSIELEQRFGRVDRMDNSDSQEKEMVFILNHDANPMLRYSTLKINKTCEYMPIRNTILFHSEFIKKNIESLKNELSKCKLEANSNFMKELIEMRSKVGDNDKKLIERLEGYIIQKKSIEQFDVDIAELAEETKAYIDFIAKKAKFECAIQVYSQIRLLHLLEPQILNWCNLLGKKSTIDIESASYMVADDEEKEYDEYYEEQNTIRSENILIKEDEKNEGKHRYGFDFKYEASLKKYGELENLLEDLVDTSDSQTASGLFYIKDNNYIKQTVEEYRNDFSGLRGMNNG encoded by the coding sequence ATGAACTGCTTGACTAGTTATGAGAATTTCGAGAAAGCATTTATCAATGATGTTGATCTATTGCTACAATATAAAGTGTTATTCAGACATTGGAATGGAACTAAATATGATGAAAGTGTATTGGCCAACCCTGTAATGAAGCCCAAAAGAAGCAATGGTGAAATTGTTTGGGAAGAAACCAAATTAACAATGAAAGATTTAATAGAGTGGAATGCTGGATATTTTAACAAAAGAAAAAAAGAGGCTGAATTATATGATGAAAAAAAGGAAATAGGCTATTATACAGACTTGATAGATGCGGATAATAGTATCATCGATATATTTTTCCTGGGCGAACAACCATTACTTGATATTCAATATTATAAACTACAGGCAAGGGCATCACAAAAGATCAAAAATACTGATTGCCCGAATTTTCACCTTATCTTTGATGAGGTAGGAACCGGTAAAACTGTATCTGCAATTTATTGTATCCGTGATGTTGTTTCTGAAAAAAAGAATGAGGCAAAGATTTTGGTTATTTGTCCGAATAATAAAAAGAGTGAATGGGAAAAGGACATTCAGCGACAGCTCGGATTGTATGCTCATACAGTAGAGAATGGAGATAAAGGATCCTACTATAATGAAACATTAAAACAGATGTACTTTAAATGCAACGAGCCAGCTATCTTTATTAAAGATCAAAAGGTTAACGAACTTAAGACGGAGTTAAACTCTTGGAATAGTGGTGATATCTGGGATTTAATAATTATAGATGAAGGGCATCTATGCTTTGATAATTATAATGATTTGAAAGCAGAAAAGGTAATATTGCTTACTGCAACACCAATTGTCGTTAACAGTCGAACAAATGCTGGAACATTAGATATTAGCAAGGTGCGTGATTTAACGGCATATAGAGATAAACTGTCTAGAATCGTAGATAATAAACAGGATGCTTCTTTAAGTAATTTATTTGGTGATAGTGACATTTTCACACAACTATTTAGAGAGGATCTAGAAATAATTCCGAAAAAGAGAAATATTATTTTTTTAGAATGTGAACGTTGGGATCAAAGAGAGGAACATCTTAATATTCTAGCCGAGGTAAAAGGTGGTATGACGAGGTTAATTTACGAACAAGATGATGAATTTCTACTAGAGGGAATCTACAGAAGGTTTAGAAAAGATATTGAAGACTATGGATACTTAATAGAAGATAAAGCACCATCTATTGATAATTATAAGTATAGAAAATTGGTGGAGTATATTCAAACTAATTATAGTTCTTACATTATATTTTTCAATACAATATGGTCTGCTGATAATACATTTAAAGGACTAGTCGGGGATGGAAATCTAGATAGGGATATTATTATTGCTAAAAAGTTTGGTGGTGAAAAGTGTGATATTTATCCCAAGGATAATGCTGTTACACCTGATAATGTATTCGATTACTTACAAGGGCAAATAGAATTAGGAAAGAGAGTGTTATTTATTACCACTGGAGCAACCGGCGGGACGGGACTAAATTTAGGGGGATTTCATGGGGTAATCAACTATGAACTCCCGTTCACAAGCATTGAACTTGAACAACGTTTTGGTAGAGTTGATAGAATGGATAATAGTGACTCGCAAGAGAAAGAGATGGTATTTATCCTAAATCACGATGCAAACCCAATGTTAAGATATAGTACTTTAAAAATCAATAAAACTTGTGAGTATATGCCTATAAGAAATACAATTTTATTCCATTCTGAATTTATAAAGAAAAATATCGAGTCATTAAAAAATGAATTGTCGAAGTGCAAGCTTGAGGCTAATAGTAACTTCATGAAAGAATTGATTGAAATGCGTAGTAAGGTTGGTGACAACGATAAGAAACTAATAGAACGTTTGGAGGGCTACATCATACAGAAAAAGAGTATCGAACAATTTGATGTAGATATAGCGGAGTTAGCTGAAGAAACAAAAGCTTATATTGATTTCATAGCGAAAAAAGCAAAGTTTGAGTGCGCTATTCAAGTTTATTCTCAAATAAGGTTACTACATTTGCTGGAACCTCAAATTCTTAATTGGTGTAACTTACTTGGAAAAAAATCAACAATAGACATCGAGAGTGCTTCATATATGGTAGCTGATGATGAAGAAAAAGAATATGACGAGTATTATGAAGAACAAAATACTATACGAAGCGAAAATATTTTGATTAAAGAGGATGAAAAAAATGAGGGGAAACATAGATATGGTTTTGATTTTAAGTATGAAGCTTCTCTTAAGAAATATGGAGAATTAGAAAATCTGTTGGAAGATCTGGTGGATACTTCAGATAGTCAGACTGCATCAGGACTTTTTTACATAAAGGATAATAATTACATTAAACAGACTGTAGAGGAATATCGTAATGATTTTAGTGGGTTACGAGGGATGAATAATGGATAA
- a CDS encoding DUF2357 domain-containing protein, with protein sequence MEPLSFGDSFLVRSRGSEWIPLERAYFTEATEYEWFWEHTDFTILLMQGVPLTYRKVDGGVTGQFITPFQSGQLTFTVEQDAYGSYIYPDDRKMTAEQYDIMLLEILDEAAVCFDHAGLTIPISTENRAKDISWAQWSYIDHGFIDLASNIRRFLQHPLKRLSEKDVFLKREQIKIVTNRTTQWLERHYAQDPLSIIPSNVLTDVRLDTYNIYENRVMKRYLLELQSLLVTYKHCNLSDVSEKAAKYCDLVRYWLGQGVFQEITSHKGPVHVSVIFRKHPVYHLCYKWFDRLYQHANERLGFEYPFPLKDTFALYEIWCFMQVMKLLRKKDLIKNTANLYKSSLDRFFLSLAKHKESHVSLANSHHLYYQRVFQYNSKLFYSFTQRMEPDITLESNEGILVFDPKYRVPTNLSTALGEMHKYRDGILVRDKEIPAVEDVFILTPSKGQEELRYFQEWYHIRYRMGAIEMVPGQPNTRAIEKVIDGFIKKDSVN encoded by the coding sequence ATGGAGCCGCTCAGTTTTGGAGATAGTTTTTTAGTTCGTTCTAGAGGTAGTGAATGGATCCCGCTTGAAAGAGCTTATTTCACCGAAGCGACAGAATATGAATGGTTCTGGGAGCACACTGACTTTACAATCTTGCTTATGCAGGGTGTTCCTCTAACCTATAGGAAAGTAGATGGTGGGGTTACAGGTCAATTTATAACTCCATTTCAAAGTGGGCAGTTGACTTTTACAGTAGAACAAGATGCATATGGGAGCTATATATACCCAGATGATCGAAAAATGACTGCTGAGCAGTATGACATAATGCTACTTGAAATTTTGGATGAAGCAGCGGTGTGTTTTGATCATGCAGGGCTTACGATACCAATTAGTACAGAGAACCGAGCAAAGGATATCTCATGGGCACAATGGAGCTATATCGATCATGGGTTTATAGATCTTGCTTCCAATATTCGACGTTTCCTACAACATCCATTAAAACGACTGTCTGAGAAGGACGTTTTTTTGAAGCGGGAACAAATTAAGATCGTTACGAATCGAACAACGCAGTGGCTAGAAAGACATTATGCTCAAGATCCCTTAAGTATAATTCCTAGTAACGTGTTAACAGATGTTCGATTGGATACTTACAATATATATGAAAATAGGGTCATGAAAAGATACTTGTTAGAACTTCAAAGTCTTCTGGTTACATATAAACATTGCAATTTAAGCGATGTTTCAGAGAAGGCGGCAAAGTACTGTGATCTTGTGAGATATTGGTTGGGACAGGGGGTTTTCCAAGAGATTACTTCACATAAGGGGCCAGTACATGTCTCAGTAATTTTCCGTAAGCATCCTGTTTATCATTTGTGTTACAAGTGGTTTGATCGTTTATATCAGCATGCAAATGAGCGACTTGGATTCGAATATCCCTTTCCACTGAAGGATACATTTGCTTTGTACGAAATATGGTGCTTTATGCAAGTCATGAAATTGTTAAGAAAGAAAGATCTGATTAAAAATACGGCTAATCTTTATAAATCTAGTCTTGATCGCTTTTTTTTATCACTTGCCAAGCATAAAGAAAGTCACGTATCGCTTGCTAATAGCCATCATCTATATTACCAAAGAGTCTTTCAGTATAATTCCAAACTTTTTTATTCGTTCACCCAACGAATGGAACCGGATATTACATTGGAGAGCAATGAAGGAATTCTCGTATTTGATCCTAAGTACCGTGTTCCGACTAATTTGAGCACTGCCTTAGGGGAAATGCATAAATATAGAGATGGTATTCTAGTTAGAGATAAAGAAATTCCTGCTGTAGAGGATGTTTTTATTCTTACGCCCTCAAAAGGTCAGGAAGAACTTCGTTATTTTCAGGAATGGTATCATATTCGTTACCGTATGGGTGCAATTGAGATGGTTCCTGGACAGCCAAACACTCGGGCTATAGAGAAGGTGATAGATGGTTTTATTAAAAAAGATTCTGTTAATTGA
- a CDS encoding helix-turn-helix transcriptional regulator: protein MGEKIREIRKKLGWTQEELAYRAKIDTSYLGQIERGRRRSPTINMIGKIADALSVDSSLLLDQPEAELSSHEEEMTVCNIPERIALELKQRSPMSS from the coding sequence ATGGGAGAGAAGATTCGTGAAATTAGGAAGAAGTTGGGTTGGACGCAGGAGGAACTGGCCTACAGAGCCAAGATTGACACCTCCTATCTGGGACAGATCGAACGAGGGAGAAGGCGTTCACCCACCATTAATATGATTGGAAAAATAGCTGATGCCCTCTCTGTAGACAGTAGCTTGCTATTAGATCAGCCTGAAGCTGAGCTATCCAGTCATGAAGAAGAAATGACAGTATGCAATATTCCTGAGCGGATTGCTCTTGAATTGAAGCAAAGAAGTCCAATGAGCAGTTGA